A single Paenibacillus kribbensis DNA region contains:
- the yfcE gene encoding phosphodiesterase, producing the protein MKLMCISDIHGSLHWLQLALEKFREEKADRLVLLGDYMYHGPRNQLPEGYNPAEVAALLNQYKPHIAVSVRGNCDAEVDQMLLEFPMMGDYALLYDEGRRIYVTHGHGYSIGNLPPLEAGDVFIQGHTHIPVADVENGVFVLNPGSISLPKENYPPSYALLEGTQFTVKDFDGNTIKAITFSK; encoded by the coding sequence ATGAAATTGATGTGTATATCAGATATTCACGGCTCGCTGCACTGGTTGCAATTGGCGCTGGAAAAGTTCAGGGAGGAGAAAGCCGACCGTCTAGTCCTGCTCGGAGATTATATGTACCATGGACCGCGCAATCAGCTGCCGGAGGGATATAATCCAGCAGAAGTAGCTGCTTTGCTGAATCAGTACAAGCCGCATATTGCGGTATCTGTCCGCGGGAATTGCGATGCAGAAGTGGACCAAATGCTGCTTGAATTTCCCATGATGGGCGATTATGCTCTGTTATACGATGAAGGGCGGCGTATTTATGTCACCCACGGACATGGCTACAGTATCGGGAATTTACCTCCACTGGAAGCGGGGGATGTATTCATTCAGGGGCATACCCATATTCCGGTGGCAGACGTGGAAAATGGGGTATTTGTACTAAATCCGGGCTCCATCTCGTTGCCGAAGGAAAATTATCCGCCATCTTACGCTTTATTGGAGGGAACACAATTTACAGTCAAGGATTTTGATGGCAATACGATAAAAGCCATCACATTTTCGAAGTAA
- a CDS encoding glycoside hydrolase family 1 protein — protein sequence MSTQFPKDFLWGGAVAANQLEGAYQEDGKGWSIQDVTPRGGWGPVTDVPTEDNMKLIGIDFYHHYKEDIKLFAEMGFKVFRTSIAWSRIFPKGDELEPNEKGLQFYDDLFDELHKYGIEPLVTLSHYETPLHLSREYDGWVNRKLVDFYERYATTVFKRYKNKVKYWLTFNEINSILEAPFMSGGISTPKDQLSEQDLYQAIHHELVASARAVKIGHQINPDFKIGCMVLSMPTYPLTPNPDDVIAAMEFDHRNMAFADIHARGQYPGYMKRFFKEEGITIHFEPGDAEDLQHTVDFISFSYYMSTCETADEAKKVKGEGNILGGVNNPHLEASEWGWQIDPQGLRYVLNTFYDRFQKPLFIVENGLGAVDELITNEKGEKTVEDDYRINYLNDHLVQVGEAIEDGVEVMGYTSWGCIDLVSASTAQLKKRYGYIYVDRHDDGSGTLERYRKKSFNWYKEVIATNGQSLKR from the coding sequence ATGAGTACACAGTTTCCAAAAGATTTCCTGTGGGGCGGAGCAGTTGCTGCGAATCAGCTCGAAGGCGCTTATCAAGAAGATGGAAAAGGCTGGTCCATTCAGGATGTAACCCCTCGTGGTGGCTGGGGGCCGGTTACGGATGTGCCAACAGAAGATAATATGAAGTTAATTGGTATTGATTTTTATCACCATTATAAGGAAGATATCAAGCTTTTTGCCGAAATGGGCTTTAAAGTGTTCCGTACTTCCATTGCTTGGTCGCGTATTTTTCCTAAAGGTGACGAACTGGAGCCTAACGAAAAAGGCCTGCAATTTTATGATGATTTGTTTGACGAGCTTCATAAATACGGTATTGAACCTCTCGTTACATTGTCTCACTATGAAACACCTTTACATCTATCCAGAGAATACGATGGCTGGGTAAACCGCAAGCTGGTTGATTTTTATGAGCGCTATGCTACGACTGTATTTAAGCGCTACAAAAATAAAGTAAAATACTGGTTGACTTTCAATGAAATCAACTCCATTCTTGAAGCTCCATTCATGAGTGGCGGGATCAGCACACCTAAAGACCAGCTTAGTGAGCAAGATCTGTATCAAGCCATTCACCATGAGCTTGTAGCGAGTGCAAGAGCGGTAAAAATCGGTCATCAAATCAATCCTGATTTCAAAATCGGTTGTATGGTGCTGAGCATGCCTACTTATCCGCTGACACCTAATCCAGACGATGTGATTGCTGCAATGGAGTTTGATCACAGAAACATGGCTTTTGCGGACATTCATGCAAGAGGTCAATACCCAGGCTACATGAAACGTTTCTTTAAAGAAGAAGGAATCACGATTCATTTTGAACCGGGCGATGCCGAAGATTTGCAGCATACCGTTGATTTTATCTCGTTCAGCTATTACATGAGTACTTGTGAGACGGCTGACGAAGCTAAAAAAGTCAAAGGTGAAGGGAACATCCTCGGTGGTGTCAACAATCCGCATCTTGAGGCTAGTGAGTGGGGCTGGCAAATTGACCCGCAAGGTCTGCGTTATGTGCTGAATACGTTCTATGATCGCTTCCAAAAACCACTTTTCATCGTTGAAAATGGCTTGGGCGCCGTTGACGAACTGATCACCAATGAAAAAGGTGAAAAAACAGTAGAAGATGACTACCGGATCAACTACCTGAATGATCATTTGGTTCAAGTTGGGGAAGCAATTGAGGATGGAGTAGAGGTTATGGGCTATACGTCTTGGGGCTGTATCGACCTTGTCAGTGCTTCAACCGCTCAGCTTAAAAAGCGTTACGGCTATATTTATGTAGACCGTCATGATGATGGCAGCGGTACACTTGAAAGATACCGGAAAAAATCATTCAATTGGTACAAAGAGGTTATTGCCACAAACGGTCAAAGCCTTAAACGTTAA
- the ybaK gene encoding Cys-tRNA(Pro) deacylase: MSISKTNAMRILDGQHINYNILSYDHQDGKIDGMNVAEKIDRAPETVFKTLVAHSKQSLFVFVIPVHKELDLKQAAKSAGEKKIEMLPVKDLQKHTGYIRGGCSPIGMKKLYPTFIDQPALELETIVVSAGKIGTQLELNPQDLAQIIQAQFADLTHTA; this comes from the coding sequence ATGAGTATCAGTAAAACAAACGCTATGCGCATATTGGACGGTCAGCACATAAACTACAATATTTTGAGTTATGATCATCAGGATGGAAAAATAGACGGTATGAACGTAGCTGAAAAGATCGATAGAGCACCGGAAACGGTTTTTAAAACTTTGGTTGCACACAGCAAACAAAGTTTGTTTGTTTTTGTGATTCCTGTACATAAAGAGCTTGATCTTAAACAGGCTGCCAAATCCGCGGGAGAGAAAAAAATAGAAATGCTTCCAGTCAAAGATCTGCAAAAGCATACAGGATATATTCGCGGCGGCTGCTCGCCGATTGGAATGAAAAAGCTCTACCCCACTTTTATCGACCAGCCTGCATTGGAGCTGGAAACCATCGTTGTAAGCGCTGGAAAAATTGGAACCCAACTGGAGTTGAATCCACAGGATTTGGCTCAAATTATTCAGGCACAGTTTGCAGATTTGACCCATACAGCATAA
- a CDS encoding oxalate decarboxylase family bicupin, whose translation MHKDCSKNGGVPQPIRSDGTGGMDKGPRDVMRDLQNPDMLVPPVTDNGLIPNMRFSFSDTHMQLNHGGWSREITVRELPIAKTLAGVNMSLTPGGVRELHWHQQAEWSYMLLGSARITAVDQNGRNFIADVGPGDLWYFPPGIPHSIQGLEHGCEFLLVFDDGSFSDLNTLSISDWFAHTPKDVLSANFGVPEADFASIPQDQVYIYQDCVPGPLQSQAVPSPYGTVPQSFKHQLLAQPPIKTPGGSVRIVDSSNFPISKTIAAALVEIEPGAMREMHWHPNNDEWQYYLAGQGRMTVFGGNGAARTFDFRAGDVGYVPFAYGHYIQNTGSSTLWFLEMFKSDRFADVSLNQWMALTPTELIQSNLHVGTDVTSKLRKEKWPVVKYPGYSFYPKE comes from the coding sequence ATGCATAAAGACTGCTCGAAAAATGGTGGAGTTCCACAGCCCATTCGAAGTGATGGCACTGGGGGCATGGACAAGGGTCCTCGTGATGTGATGAGGGATTTGCAAAATCCCGATATGCTAGTCCCGCCTGTAACGGATAATGGACTCATTCCAAACATGAGATTCTCTTTTTCAGACACCCATATGCAGCTTAATCATGGCGGGTGGTCAAGAGAAATAACGGTAAGGGAATTGCCCATCGCCAAGACCCTTGCCGGTGTAAATATGAGCTTGACGCCTGGTGGCGTACGTGAGCTTCACTGGCATCAGCAAGCGGAATGGTCCTATATGCTGCTGGGAAGTGCACGCATTACGGCTGTCGACCAGAATGGACGTAATTTTATTGCTGATGTCGGCCCAGGCGATCTCTGGTACTTTCCCCCCGGCATTCCGCACTCTATACAAGGTCTTGAGCATGGGTGCGAATTTTTGCTGGTCTTTGACGATGGCAGCTTCTCGGATTTAAACACTTTATCCATTTCTGATTGGTTCGCACATACCCCTAAAGATGTACTTTCTGCCAATTTTGGTGTTCCAGAAGCTGATTTTGCGTCGATTCCTCAAGACCAAGTATACATCTATCAAGATTGCGTTCCCGGTCCTCTTCAAAGTCAGGCGGTTCCCTCTCCATATGGTACGGTGCCTCAGTCCTTCAAGCATCAATTACTGGCTCAGCCTCCGATTAAAACGCCGGGTGGCAGCGTACGAATCGTCGACTCCTCCAATTTTCCGATATCCAAAACCATCGCCGCTGCTTTAGTTGAAATTGAACCCGGAGCCATGCGGGAAATGCACTGGCATCCCAATAATGACGAATGGCAATATTACCTTGCCGGGCAAGGACGGATGACTGTCTTCGGCGGTAATGGTGCAGCCCGTACGTTTGATTTCAGAGCCGGGGATGTTGGATATGTGCCTTTTGCTTACGGTCATTACATTCAAAATACAGGCTCCAGCACACTTTGGTTTCTAGAAATGTTTAAAAGTGACCGTTTTGCAGATGTTTCGTTGAATCAATGGATGGCTCTCACCCCAACAGAACTAATTCAGAGCAATTTACATGTTGGCACCGATGTGACCTCCAAATTGCGAAAAGAAAAATGGCCTGTCGTCAAATATCCAGGGTATTCTTTTTACCCGAAAGAGTAA
- a CDS encoding YebC/PmpR family DNA-binding transcriptional regulator translates to MGRKWNNIKEKKASKDANTSRIYAKFGVEIYVAAKQGEPDPESNRQLKVVLERAKTYNVPKAIIDRAIEKAKGAGDENYVELRYEGFGPNGSMVIVDALTNNVNRTASDVRSAFTKNGGSLGVSGSVAYMFDSTAVIGLVGKTADEVLELLMEADVEVRDIIEEDEAIIVYAEPDQFHAVQEAFKQAGVTEFTVAELTMLAQNDISLPEDAQVQFDKLIDALEDLEDVQQVYHNVDSEE, encoded by the coding sequence ATGGGACGTAAGTGGAATAACATTAAAGAAAAGAAGGCATCGAAGGATGCTAATACGAGTCGCATATATGCTAAATTCGGCGTAGAAATCTATGTAGCAGCCAAGCAGGGCGAGCCTGATCCAGAATCCAATCGGCAGCTGAAAGTCGTACTGGAACGTGCAAAAACGTACAATGTACCGAAAGCGATCATTGACCGCGCTATTGAAAAAGCAAAAGGGGCCGGCGATGAAAACTACGTAGAGCTTCGTTATGAAGGCTTCGGACCCAACGGTTCCATGGTTATTGTAGATGCACTGACGAATAACGTAAATCGCACAGCATCGGATGTGCGTTCTGCTTTTACCAAAAATGGCGGCAGCCTGGGGGTAAGCGGATCAGTAGCTTACATGTTTGATTCAACAGCAGTTATTGGTTTGGTAGGCAAAACTGCTGATGAAGTGCTGGAGCTGCTGATGGAGGCAGATGTAGAGGTACGTGACATCATCGAAGAAGATGAAGCCATTATCGTATATGCAGAGCCTGACCAATTCCATGCTGTACAGGAAGCTTTCAAGCAGGCAGGAGTGACTGAGTTTACTGTGGCCGAGCTCACCATGCTTGCCCAAAATGACATCTCACTTCCAGAGGATGCACAGGTGCAATTTGATAAATTGATTGATGCATTAGAAGATCTGGAGGATGTTCAACAGGTTTACCACAACGTAGATTCTGAGGAATAG
- a CDS encoding undecaprenyl-diphosphatase — protein MLSNLDYQIFHLINEQANSFSALNGLMRFFAEDAQYVFALALLLYWFSRNKLNRKMVLSAAVSASLGMGISFIIGHLMYRDRPFVTHTVIQLIKHPANASFPSDHAIGAFALAVTFWLYGKRFKMFWLAAALLIGFSRIWAGVHYPSDVAAGALVGALCAVSTRFMLLRFKRPQQLADSCLELYEKAEHKIWNKSTKPQSEDA, from the coding sequence ATGTTATCCAACCTGGACTATCAGATTTTTCATCTCATCAATGAACAAGCGAACAGCTTTTCTGCTTTGAATGGACTGATGCGTTTTTTCGCTGAAGATGCCCAATATGTGTTCGCCCTTGCCTTGTTGCTATACTGGTTTTCAAGAAATAAACTCAACCGGAAAATGGTCTTGTCTGCTGCAGTATCTGCAAGCTTGGGCATGGGGATCAGCTTTATCATCGGACATCTCATGTACCGGGATCGTCCATTCGTCACACACACCGTTATTCAGCTCATTAAGCACCCGGCCAATGCCTCCTTTCCGAGCGACCACGCCATTGGAGCTTTTGCACTGGCAGTCACGTTTTGGCTGTACGGTAAGAGGTTTAAAATGTTCTGGCTGGCCGCTGCTCTGCTTATCGGTTTTTCCCGTATCTGGGCAGGCGTCCATTATCCGTCGGATGTTGCGGCTGGTGCGCTGGTCGGTGCCTTATGCGCAGTTAGTACCCGGTTTATGCTTCTGCGTTTCAAGCGTCCTCAGCAATTGGCAGATTCGTGCCTAGAGCTGTACGAAAAAGCAGAACATAAAATTTGGAACAAATCAACAAAGCCTCAATCTGAGGATGCTTGA
- a CDS encoding HAMP domain-containing sensor histidine kinase has protein sequence MATLKSLFSRLPIRWKLAVWSSLLLCILFVLYNGVQYFTINQWMVSEGKVSIRKSMNELQTLLQEKHLSAQEIVNSRRFVENLNDRHQMIRILNQQGVPLLSVSNELPEDWFLPQAAHSTQIMTAWHLEDQVLIMRSPLTSDHFTGTIEIINNMENIEKISDKIKGVVIAGGIGAIILSALGGIFLSRQLMRPIQSMTDTMIRIRKKGLHEERVQVSDNNDELSNLGKVFNELIDQLERSFLQQKQFVEDASHELRTPISIIEGHISLLNRWGKHDPAILDESLRVSVQELERLKGIVNDLLELTRAESKNLEQDVPAIDISHTIQYTLTNFNMLHPDMVFRSELTLLEQVQVHITPQHLEQLLLIVLDNAVKYSGSSKEILVTGTLEQNEVFIHITDYGIGIPAEDLPYLFDRFYRVDKARSREQGGTGLGLAIAKQLVKRYNGNIRVSSNEHIGTTVTLCFPAYRV, from the coding sequence ATGGCAACGCTAAAATCCCTATTTTCTCGGCTACCCATTCGTTGGAAATTGGCGGTGTGGTCTTCGTTGCTGTTATGTATTTTGTTTGTTTTGTACAATGGTGTCCAATATTTTACGATTAACCAGTGGATGGTCAGTGAGGGAAAAGTGAGTATCCGCAAAAGCATGAACGAACTCCAAACCCTTTTGCAGGAAAAACACTTGTCTGCTCAGGAAATCGTGAACAGTCGACGTTTTGTTGAGAATTTGAATGATCGGCATCAAATGATCCGCATTTTGAATCAGCAGGGAGTTCCACTGCTCAGCGTCAGCAACGAGCTGCCTGAGGATTGGTTCCTTCCGCAAGCAGCACATAGCACCCAGATTATGACTGCCTGGCATCTGGAGGATCAGGTCTTGATTATGCGAAGTCCGTTGACTTCAGATCACTTTACCGGAACCATCGAAATTATAAACAACATGGAAAATATAGAAAAGATTAGTGACAAAATAAAAGGTGTCGTGATTGCAGGCGGTATAGGAGCGATTATATTAAGCGCCTTGGGAGGGATTTTTCTTTCACGCCAATTGATGCGACCCATTCAGTCCATGACGGATACGATGATCAGAATTCGCAAAAAAGGGTTGCATGAGGAACGTGTGCAAGTATCGGATAATAATGACGAGCTGTCGAATCTCGGGAAAGTATTTAATGAGTTGATTGATCAGTTGGAGCGTTCTTTCCTTCAACAAAAACAGTTTGTTGAGGATGCCTCCCATGAATTGCGCACCCCAATTTCGATTATTGAAGGTCATATCTCCTTATTGAACCGTTGGGGCAAGCACGATCCGGCCATATTGGACGAGTCGCTTCGTGTTTCTGTTCAGGAGCTTGAGCGATTGAAGGGTATTGTAAACGATCTTCTGGAGTTGACGCGAGCTGAATCCAAGAATTTGGAACAGGATGTGCCTGCGATAGATATCAGTCATACCATTCAATATACGCTCACCAATTTTAATATGCTGCATCCTGATATGGTATTCCGGAGTGAACTAACTCTCCTCGAACAGGTACAGGTCCATATCACACCGCAGCATCTGGAACAGTTATTGCTGATCGTGCTGGATAACGCCGTTAAATATTCTGGCTCTTCAAAAGAAATCCTTGTAACCGGAACGCTGGAACAAAACGAGGTTTTTATTCATATTACGGATTACGGAATCGGGATTCCTGCAGAGGACTTGCCTTATTTATTCGACCGATTTTATCGGGTGGATAAGGCCAGAAGTCGTGAGCAGGGGGGGACAGGCCTGGGCCTTGCTATAGCCAAGCAACTGGTCAAGCGATATAACGGTAATATCAGAGTGAGCAGTAATGAACATATAGGGACAACCGTAACGCTTTGTTTTCCGGCGTACAGGGTCTGA
- a CDS encoding response regulator transcription factor has product MKKILLIEDEKNLARFIELELKHESYEVTVEYEGRKGLESALSEEWDIILLDLMLPGINGIEVCRRIRKTKQTPIIMLTARDGVMDKVMGLDSGADDYIPKPFAIEELLARMRSLLRRSGFVEDSKQIAYNGLMLDSEARILTKDQQIIELTKREFDLLSILMHNIGRVMTRERLLELIWGYDSEVETNVVDVYIRYLRSKIDEPGEPSFIQTLRGLGYVIR; this is encoded by the coding sequence ATGAAAAAGATACTCCTGATTGAGGATGAGAAAAATTTGGCCCGTTTCATTGAGCTTGAACTAAAGCATGAATCTTACGAGGTGACTGTCGAGTATGAGGGGCGGAAAGGGCTGGAGTCTGCGTTAAGCGAGGAATGGGACATCATTCTGCTGGATTTGATGCTACCAGGCATCAATGGCATTGAAGTGTGCCGACGGATTCGCAAAACAAAGCAAACCCCGATCATTATGCTAACTGCAAGGGACGGTGTGATGGATAAAGTGATGGGACTGGACAGTGGAGCGGATGATTATATCCCAAAGCCTTTTGCCATTGAGGAACTCCTGGCCCGGATGCGATCTTTGCTCCGGCGCAGTGGATTTGTTGAAGATTCCAAACAAATTGCTTACAACGGGCTGATGCTGGATAGCGAGGCGCGTATTTTGACAAAAGACCAACAGATTATTGAATTGACGAAGCGTGAATTTGATCTGCTGTCCATATTGATGCATAACATCGGACGCGTCATGACTCGTGAGAGACTGCTGGAGCTTATATGGGGCTATGATTCGGAGGTCGAAACGAATGTCGTGGACGTGTATATTCGTTACTTGCGCAGCAAAATCGACGAGCCCGGAGAACCAAGCTTTATACAGACATTACGCGGATTAGGGTATGTGATTCGATAA
- a CDS encoding alkaline phosphatase family protein yields the protein MKTLITAITLSAAFCMLSHVGWFTVRSDAKAVQSTAWADSSVKVKASQASAVKSPQRIDHIVIVVEENHSSKKISGNPFAPFMNDLMKKGVNLMNHYAIEHPSQPNYLDLFSGSNQGVHNDLTPKKMNTSNLASELIQHGYTFGGYSEGLPRTGFTGPYDLKTLYARKHNPWVNFTNLPASINMPLTSFPQNFNQLPTVSFVIPNLNHDMHDGTIREADQWLQTHLSSYARWAPQHNSLLVLTWDEDDMSSKNKIPTVIIGAHLKNGPYNEKSNHFSMLRMIEQLYGLDLLGKSRTAPPLNIWTSGS from the coding sequence ATGAAAACACTGATAACCGCCATCACTCTATCGGCAGCTTTCTGTATGTTGTCTCACGTCGGCTGGTTTACTGTCCGCTCTGATGCTAAGGCCGTTCAATCTACAGCCTGGGCTGACTCCTCTGTAAAGGTTAAAGCATCTCAGGCCAGTGCTGTCAAATCCCCGCAACGTATTGACCATATCGTCATTGTGGTAGAAGAAAATCATTCGTCGAAAAAAATCTCGGGCAATCCCTTCGCCCCATTTATGAACGACTTGATGAAAAAAGGTGTCAATCTGATGAATCATTATGCGATTGAACATCCAAGTCAACCAAACTACCTGGATCTATTTTCCGGTTCTAATCAGGGCGTCCACAATGATTTGACTCCAAAGAAAATGAACACCAGCAATCTGGCTTCGGAGCTTATACAACATGGATATACATTTGGGGGTTACTCGGAGGGGCTGCCTCGAACCGGATTTACCGGTCCATATGATCTGAAAACCCTGTATGCGCGTAAACATAACCCGTGGGTGAATTTTACGAATCTGCCGGCTTCAATCAATATGCCTTTGACCAGCTTTCCACAAAACTTTAATCAGCTGCCGACGGTTTCTTTTGTCATTCCCAATCTAAACCACGATATGCACGACGGCACGATCCGGGAAGCAGATCAATGGCTACAGACCCACCTATCCTCTTATGCCCGTTGGGCACCGCAGCATAACAGCCTTTTGGTTTTAACATGGGATGAAGATGATATGAGCAGCAAAAACAAAATTCCGACTGTAATCATAGGCGCTCATTTAAAAAATGGCCCCTATAATGAAAAAAGCAATCATTTTTCTATGCTGCGCATGATTGAACAATTATACGGCTTGGATTTGCTCGGCAAGAGTAGAACGGCCCCGCCGCTTAATATATGGACATCAGGCTCATAA
- a CDS encoding spermidine synthase, translated as MREINHLDVLYSKRSNNYEITVYDTSELYGEKGSFRVMQFSNAAIQGALDLNDPQRILFEYPKAIIHLMELNDPSFEDVFVIGHGIGTIVRHFTEKNFRIAELDALVVKLSQLFFGYDKDNVTIGDGRRILEQEASDAYDYIILDAFTEQGTPLHLVSREFFKLVKAKLDTEGSIIMNLMGKSEHDHMINAIHTTLREEFAYVAAFSLPSEGAADIQNIIIIGRHKPIRFQTRQMAGFYEITLGEGHILRDTDA; from the coding sequence TTGAGGGAGATTAATCACTTGGATGTATTGTATAGCAAACGCAGTAATAACTATGAAATCACGGTGTACGACACCTCGGAACTATACGGTGAAAAGGGTTCATTCCGTGTCATGCAATTTTCAAATGCAGCGATTCAAGGTGCGTTAGATTTGAATGACCCGCAGCGTATTCTGTTCGAATACCCCAAAGCGATCATCCACCTGATGGAGCTGAACGATCCTTCGTTCGAGGACGTATTTGTGATCGGGCATGGAATTGGAACGATTGTTCGCCATTTTACAGAAAAAAACTTTAGAATTGCAGAGCTGGACGCCCTGGTCGTGAAGTTAAGCCAGCTCTTCTTTGGATACGATAAAGACAATGTGACGATTGGGGATGGACGGCGCATTTTGGAGCAGGAGGCATCGGACGCTTATGACTATATTATTTTGGATGCCTTCACGGAGCAGGGAACGCCACTGCATTTGGTATCCAGAGAATTTTTTAAGCTGGTCAAAGCAAAGCTGGATACCGAGGGCTCTATCATCATGAACTTAATGGGCAAAAGTGAACACGATCACATGATAAATGCCATTCATACGACATTGCGTGAAGAGTTCGCTTATGTTGCTGCTTTTTCATTACCCTCGGAAGGTGCTGCTGATATTCAAAATATCATCATCATCGGCCGGCACAAACCGATCCGATTTCAGACACGTCAAATGGCTGGCTTCTACGAGATTACACTTGGTGAAGGTCATATTTTACGAGACACTGATGCTTGA
- a CDS encoding adenylate kinase, producing the protein MNNMKYAIVFLPLFLLYLFLKGGSFVAGLFYRMMYPMLRPHRRLDDEILAVRHAKRIIVIGSPGSGKTFLAKRLSKRTHLPYISLDDLYWGPEWQRSTDKQFLKQLEEVVEKEEWIIEGNYHDYYFTERLQRSDTIIVMDVSTIEAITGVITRSLNRFLFSKELPEEIEQEAVRIWDISPRFVRFVLGFRRRVRPKIWPSIMQYGSQRSLIILKSKYRSSLWVQQGDASH; encoded by the coding sequence ATGAATAATATGAAATATGCCATCGTTTTTTTGCCGCTGTTCCTCCTGTATTTGTTTTTAAAGGGAGGTTCGTTCGTGGCAGGTTTGTTTTATCGAATGATGTACCCAATGCTGCGCCCGCATCGGAGGCTGGATGACGAAATTCTTGCTGTACGGCACGCCAAACGTATTATCGTGATCGGTTCGCCAGGGAGCGGCAAAACCTTTTTGGCCAAACGTCTTTCCAAACGGACTCATTTGCCGTACATCTCTCTGGATGATTTGTATTGGGGACCAGAGTGGCAGCGGAGCACGGACAAACAATTTCTCAAACAGCTGGAAGAAGTGGTCGAAAAGGAAGAATGGATCATTGAAGGGAATTATCATGATTATTATTTTACCGAGCGGCTTCAGCGCTCTGACACGATCATTGTAATGGATGTTAGTACGATTGAGGCGATAACAGGAGTAATTACACGCTCGCTTAATCGTTTTCTGTTCTCTAAGGAGCTGCCCGAAGAAATAGAACAGGAGGCGGTCCGTATATGGGACATTTCGCCTCGGTTTGTCCGCTTTGTTTTGGGGTTTCGCAGACGTGTACGACCTAAAATTTGGCCGTCCATTATGCAATATGGCAGCCAACGCAGTTTGATTATTTTGAAATCCAAATATCGTTCATCTCTCTGGGTGCAACAGGGAGACGCTTCACATTAG
- a CDS encoding carbohydrate kinase family protein yields the protein MKLKLSRKNELDEPWPTKQQILCIGGANLDRKIKVKGAFQLHTSNPSNARRQSCGGVARNVAENLGRLSQQVSLLTAVGDDAEGEFIVEQSRLYMNVIPLQVKGEPSTGVYTAVLDEHGELVVATAEMEIYDQIRPSAILGNIPLITASRLVFLDTNFPMSVIASTIRICHEHRVPLVISSVSASKMSRLPRNLHGVDWMVCNHMEAEAYLGMQFTDDQQLMDAARIFHQLGVQNVIIFHGVDSVLFASQDGTHAQISIQYISEVIDVTGGEDAFIAGMIYGIIQGYPMEQVCQFGISCAALTIQTDRTVSETLSLNKLHSMFKQLYGIHSQKFMFFKCVYFKEKDT from the coding sequence ATGAAATTAAAACTAAGCCGCAAAAATGAACTGGACGAGCCTTGGCCCACTAAACAACAAATACTATGCATCGGGGGAGCCAATTTAGACCGCAAAATTAAGGTTAAAGGTGCATTTCAGCTTCACACCTCCAATCCGAGCAATGCCAGGCGGCAATCCTGTGGTGGAGTGGCTCGCAATGTAGCCGAAAATTTGGGGAGGCTCAGCCAGCAGGTCAGCCTGCTAACCGCAGTTGGCGATGATGCGGAAGGTGAATTTATAGTTGAGCAATCCAGACTTTACATGAATGTGATTCCTTTGCAGGTCAAGGGAGAACCGTCAACCGGGGTTTACACTGCTGTGCTGGACGAGCATGGTGAGCTGGTTGTAGCGACAGCAGAGATGGAGATTTATGATCAGATTCGTCCTTCAGCCATCCTTGGGAATATCCCCTTAATCACCGCATCCCGACTGGTGTTTTTGGACACTAATTTCCCTATGAGTGTAATTGCTTCCACCATACGAATATGCCATGAACATCGAGTCCCGCTTGTCATTTCTTCGGTATCAGCCTCCAAAATGAGCAGACTTCCCCGAAATTTGCACGGAGTGGATTGGATGGTATGCAATCATATGGAAGCTGAAGCCTATTTGGGGATGCAATTTACGGATGATCAGCAACTAATGGACGCAGCCCGAATTTTTCATCAACTTGGAGTTCAAAATGTAATTATTTTCCATGGAGTGGACAGTGTTTTATTTGCCTCTCAGGATGGAACTCATGCACAAATTTCCATACAATACATTTCGGAAGTTATTGATGTAACGGGTGGAGAAGATGCCTTTATTGCCGGCATGATATATGGAATTATCCAAGGATACCCTATGGAGCAGGTGTGCCAATTCGGAATCAGTTGTGCCGCCTTAACTATTCAAACGGATCGGACGGTTTCAGAGACTCTATCTCTGAATAAGCTGCATTCCATGTTTAAACAGTTGTACGGCATACATTCGCAAAAGTTTATGTTTTTTAAATGTGTGTATTTTAAGGAGAAAGATACATAA